A genomic stretch from Lathyrus oleraceus cultivar Zhongwan6 chromosome 2, CAAS_Psat_ZW6_1.0, whole genome shotgun sequence includes:
- the LOC127120113 gene encoding uncharacterized protein LOC127120113 isoform X1, whose translation MLQDSFDHENVKSSDWNKSFSSIQLPCCKIKLRSACFMIPSTHLCLLKIFPPKAFGCRKSRGQSWELKIVILWLDYKILLLDGANEGLVIVSYSRGVSFREPFKNQLMEFFRNTCG comes from the exons ATGCTACAGGAttcttttgatcatgaaaatG TGAAATCCAGTGATTGGAATAAATCGTTTAGCTCAATACAGCTCCCCTGTTGCAAG ATTAAGCTTCGGTCAGCGTGCTTCATGATTCCATCAACACATCTTTGTCTCCTAAAGATTTTTCCACCGAAAGCCTTCGGATGTAGAAAAAGTAGGGGTCAAAGCTGGGAGTTGAAGATTGTCATTTTGTGGCTGGATTATAA AATTCTTCTTTTGGATGGGGCAAATGAGGGTTTGGTTATTGTGTCATATTCTCGCGGAGTGAGTTTTAGAGAACCTTTTAAAAACCAATTAATGGAGTTCTTCCGGAACACTTGTGGATGA
- the LOC127120113 gene encoding uncharacterized protein LOC127120113 isoform X2 — protein MLLLCFEEGNRASCLWERERILGLSFLLFPASRFYCFHFYLGKGSFHACSLFEASKDSFVCYRILLIMKMEMCITTRSSGKLDVSILQLNDNLSVMLFEVRNL, from the exons ATGTTACTCTTATGCTTTGAAGAAGGAAACCGAGCAAGTTGTCTTTGGGAAAGGGAAAGGATTCTAGGTCTCTCGTTTTTACTGTTTCCAGCTTCTCGTTTTTACTGTTTCCATTTCTATTTGGGAAAGGGAAGCTTCCATGCATGTTCTCTCTTTGAAGCAAGCAAG GATTCTTTTGTATGCTACAGGAttcttttgatcatgaaaatG GAAATGTGTATTACTACAAGGTCTTCCGGGAAACTAGATGTCAGTATTTTACAGCTGAATGATAATCTTTCTGTTATGCTCTTTGAAGTGAGAAATCTTTAG